Proteins co-encoded in one Paracoccus aestuarii genomic window:
- the lipB gene encoding lipoyl(octanoyl) transferase LipB, translated as MVEWIISDGLTGHEDAVRLMEARVADIGAGRANEAIWLVEHPPLYTAGTSARPEDLLDARFPVHPTGRGGQYTYHGPGQRIAYVMLDLNRRGRDVRAFVTQLEGWVIDALGRFGVTGHVRAGRVGVWIERPDKPPLPDGAMREDKIAAIGIKLRRWVSFHGISVNVDPDLGHYAGIVPCGIIGHGVTSLVDLGLPVGMADLDVALRDSFRDRFA; from the coding sequence ATGGTGGAATGGATCATCAGCGACGGCCTGACGGGCCATGAGGACGCGGTGCGCCTGATGGAGGCCCGCGTGGCCGATATCGGCGCGGGCCGCGCGAACGAGGCGATCTGGCTGGTCGAGCATCCGCCGCTCTATACCGCGGGGACCAGCGCGCGCCCCGAGGATCTGCTGGATGCGCGCTTTCCGGTCCATCCGACCGGGCGCGGCGGGCAATACACCTATCACGGGCCGGGCCAGCGAATCGCCTACGTGATGCTGGACCTGAACCGGCGAGGGCGCGACGTGCGCGCCTTCGTCACCCAGCTGGAGGGGTGGGTCATCGACGCGCTCGGCCGGTTCGGAGTGACGGGGCATGTGCGCGCGGGCCGGGTGGGCGTCTGGATCGAACGCCCCGACAAGCCCCCCCTGCCCGACGGCGCCATGCGCGAGGACAAGATCGCCGCCATCGGCATCAAGCTGCGCCGGTGGGTCAGCTTTCACGGCATCTCGGTCAACGTGGATCCCGATCTGGGGCATTACGCGGGCATCGTGCCCTGCGGGATCATCGGGCACGGGGTCACCTCGCTGGTCGATCTGGGCCTGCCGGTGGGGATGGCCGACCTGGATGTCGCTCTGCGCGACAGCTTCCGGGACCGCTTCGCCTGA
- a CDS encoding c-type cytochrome has product MRPAIVGALLGATLAMPALAQDAGDPAVGESEFRKCRACHMIQDDAGTDIVRGGATGPNLWNIIGAPIAHEEGYRYGDGLLAVREANPDMVWTEEEMIAYVTDPGAWVQEKSGDSSVRSKMTFRLNRNQADLAAYLTTVSPDAPTE; this is encoded by the coding sequence ATGAGACCAGCCATTGTCGGCGCCCTGCTGGGCGCGACCCTAGCCATGCCCGCCCTGGCCCAGGATGCGGGCGATCCCGCCGTGGGCGAGAGCGAATTCCGCAAATGCCGGGCCTGCCACATGATCCAGGACGATGCCGGCACCGACATCGTGCGCGGCGGCGCCACCGGCCCGAACCTGTGGAACATCATCGGCGCGCCCATCGCGCATGAGGAGGGCTACCGCTACGGCGACGGCCTGCTTGCCGTGCGCGAGGCCAATCCGGACATGGTCTGGACCGAGGAGGAGATGATCGCCTATGTCACCGATCCCGGTGCCTGGGTCCAGGAGAAGTCCGGCGATTCGTCCGTGCGCAGCAAGATGACCTTCCGCCTGAACCGCAACCAGGCGGATCTGGCGGCCTATCTGACCACCGTGTCGCCCGACGCGCCGACCGAGTGA
- a CDS encoding cytochrome c oxidase subunit I, translated as MADAAAHGHDDHHDQRGFFTRWFMSTNHKDIGILYLFTSGLAGLIAVAFTVYMRMELHEPGVQYMCMEGARFFADASRECTPNGHLWNVLITYHGVLMMFFVVIPALFGGFGNYFMPLQIGAPDMSFPRMNNLSYWLYVAGLLLGIASLLAPGGNQQLGSGVGWVLYPPLSTNEGGYSMDLAIFAVHVSGASSIVGAINIITTFLNMRAPGMTLFKVPLFAWSVFITAWLILLALPVLAGAITMLLMDRNFGTNFFNPAGGGDPVLYQHILWFFGHPEVYIIILPGFGIISHVIATFSKKPIFGYLPMVLAMAAIGILGFVVWAHHMYTVGMSLTQQAYFMLATMTIAVPTGIKVFSWIATMWGGSVEFKTPMLWAFGFLFLFTVGGVTGVVLSQAPLDRVYHDTYYVVAHFHYVMSLGAVFAIFAGIYYWMGKMSGRQYPEWAGKLHFWAMFIGANLTFFPQHFLGRQGMPRRYIDYPVEYAFWNAVSSWGAYLSFASFIFFIGIVFYTLFAGKRVTENNYWNEYADTLEWTLPSPPPEHTFEQLPKREDWDRSPAHH; from the coding sequence ATGGCAGACGCAGCCGCACACGGCCACGACGACCATCATGACCAGCGCGGGTTCTTCACCCGCTGGTTCATGTCCACCAATCACAAAGACATCGGTATCCTGTACCTGTTCACCTCCGGCCTGGCCGGCCTGATCGCGGTCGCGTTCACCGTCTACATGCGGATGGAACTGCACGAGCCGGGCGTCCAGTACATGTGCATGGAAGGCGCGCGCTTCTTCGCCGATGCCAGCCGCGAATGCACCCCCAACGGGCACCTGTGGAACGTCCTGATCACCTATCACGGCGTCCTGATGATGTTCTTCGTGGTGATCCCGGCGCTGTTCGGCGGTTTCGGCAACTACTTCATGCCGCTGCAGATCGGCGCGCCGGACATGAGCTTCCCGCGCATGAACAACCTCAGCTACTGGCTCTATGTGGCCGGCCTGCTGCTGGGCATCGCCTCGCTGCTGGCGCCGGGCGGCAACCAGCAGCTGGGTTCGGGCGTGGGCTGGGTCCTGTATCCGCCGCTGTCCACGAACGAGGGCGGCTATTCGATGGATCTGGCGATCTTCGCGGTCCACGTCTCGGGTGCCAGCTCCATCGTCGGTGCGATCAACATCATCACCACCTTCCTGAACATGCGCGCCCCCGGCATGACGCTGTTCAAGGTGCCGCTCTTCGCCTGGTCGGTCTTCATCACCGCCTGGCTGATCCTGCTGGCCCTGCCCGTCCTGGCCGGCGCCATCACCATGCTGCTGATGGACCGCAACTTCGGCACGAACTTCTTCAACCCGGCCGGCGGCGGTGACCCGGTGCTGTATCAGCACATCCTGTGGTTCTTCGGCCACCCCGAGGTCTACATCATCATCCTGCCCGGCTTCGGCATCATCAGCCACGTCATCGCGACCTTCTCGAAGAAGCCGATCTTCGGTTACCTGCCGATGGTTCTGGCCATGGCCGCGATCGGGATCCTGGGCTTCGTCGTGTGGGCGCACCACATGTACACCGTCGGCATGTCGCTGACCCAGCAGGCCTATTTCATGCTGGCCACCATGACGATCGCCGTGCCCACGGGCATCAAGGTCTTCTCGTGGATCGCGACGATGTGGGGCGGCTCGGTCGAGTTCAAGACCCCGATGCTCTGGGCCTTCGGCTTCCTGTTCCTGTTCACCGTGGGCGGCGTCACCGGCGTCGTGCTGTCGCAGGCTCCGCTGGACCGTGTCTATCACGACACCTATTACGTCGTGGCGCATTTCCACTATGTGATGTCGCTCGGCGCGGTCTTCGCCATCTTTGCCGGCATCTATTACTGGATGGGCAAGATGTCGGGCCGCCAGTATCCCGAATGGGCCGGCAAGCTGCACTTCTGGGCGATGTTCATCGGCGCGAACCTGACCTTCTTCCCGCAGCACTTCCTGGGCCGTCAGGGCATGCCGCGCCGCTATATCGACTATCCGGTCGAATATGCGTTCTGGAACGCGGTCAGCTCCTGGGGCGCCTATCTGTCCTTCGCCTCGTTCATCTTCTTCATCGGCATCGTGTTCTACACCCTGTTCGCCGGCAAGCGCGTGACCGAGAACAACTACTGGAACGAATACGCCGACACGCTGGAATGGACCCTGCCCTCGCCCCCGCCCGAGCACACGTTCGAGCAGCTGCCCAAGCGCGAGGATTGGGACCGCAGCCCGGCCCATCACTGA
- a CDS encoding DUF2244 domain-containing protein, which yields MPYRWTESAPDHSGAFLQTLTLWPHRSLPRRGFVWFIGVTAGFLLLPVLAVLGTQVLWGLLPFMALSVAGVWFAIQSTYRSGQMLEEVTLDHRRLQVRRHDPDRPERLWQTNSYWVRPTLRKGPVEAYLTLSDGQREIELGAFLTPEERRALCDDLDRRLARLKG from the coding sequence ATGCCTTATCGCTGGACAGAATCGGCCCCGGATCACTCCGGGGCCTTTTTGCAGACGCTGACCCTCTGGCCGCACCGCTCGCTGCCGCGGCGGGGCTTCGTGTGGTTCATCGGGGTGACGGCGGGGTTCCTGCTGCTGCCGGTGCTGGCGGTGCTGGGGACGCAGGTGCTGTGGGGGCTGCTGCCCTTCATGGCGCTGTCGGTGGCGGGGGTGTGGTTCGCCATCCAGTCCACCTATCGCAGCGGCCAGATGCTGGAGGAGGTGACCTTGGACCACCGCCGCCTGCAGGTGCGGCGGCACGATCCCGACCGCCCGGAGCGGCTGTGGCAGACGAACAGCTATTGGGTGCGTCCGACCCTGCGCAAGGGGCCGGTCGAGGCCTATCTGACGCTCAGCGACGGCCAGCGCGAAATCGAGCTGGGCGCGTTCCTGACGCCCGAGGAACGCCGGGCACTCTGCGACGACTTGGATCGGCGACTGGCTCGGTTGAAGGGCTAG
- a CDS encoding DUF3008 family protein translates to MPARSKAQQRAAGAALSAKRGETKVGDLQGASKDMYDSMTEDELEDFASTDHDGLPDHVEDD, encoded by the coding sequence ATGCCCGCAAGATCCAAGGCCCAGCAACGTGCCGCCGGTGCGGCCCTGTCCGCCAAGCGCGGCGAAACCAAGGTCGGCGACCTGCAAGGCGCGTCCAAGGACATGTATGACAGCATGACCGAGGACGAGCTGGAGGATTTCGCCTCGACCGACCATGACGGCCTGCCCGATCACGTCGAGGACGACTAG
- a CDS encoding GatB/YqeY domain-containing protein: MELRAKLQAATKDAMKAKDSARLSTLRLIGAAVRDREIAARGGDGDGTLTEADLVLILSRMVKQRQESAKAYEEGGRLELAAKEEAEIGIIQEFLPRQMTEAETTAAIDAAVSELGASSIRDMGRVMAVLKDRHAGQMDFGAVGPMVKARLMG; this comes from the coding sequence ATGGAACTGCGCGCCAAGCTGCAAGCCGCCACCAAGGACGCGATGAAGGCCAAGGACAGCGCCCGGCTGTCGACGCTGCGCCTGATCGGCGCGGCCGTCAGGGACCGCGAGATCGCCGCCCGGGGCGGTGACGGCGACGGCACCCTGACCGAGGCCGACCTGGTCCTGATCCTGTCGCGCATGGTCAAGCAGCGCCAGGAATCCGCCAAGGCCTATGAGGAGGGCGGGCGGCTGGAACTGGCCGCCAAGGAGGAGGCCGAGATCGGCATCATCCAGGAATTCCTGCCCCGCCAGATGACCGAGGCCGAGACGACCGCCGCCATCGACGCGGCCGTGTCCGAACTGGGCGCCAGCTCGATCCGCGACATGGGCCGGGTCATGGCCGTGCTGAAGGACCGCCATGCGGGCCAGATGGATTTCGGCGCCGTGGGCCCGATGGTCAAGGCCCGCCTGATGGGGTGA
- the carA gene encoding glutamine-hydrolyzing carbamoyl-phosphate synthase small subunit, producing MATKPTACLALADGTVFYGRGFGATGEVVAELVFNTAMTGYQEIMTDPSYASQIVTFTFPHIGNTGVTPEDDEAQDPMASGIVVRWDPTEPSNWRATAELTDWMARRGRIGIGGVDTRRLTRAIRQQGAPHVVLAHDPDGNFDIESLVAKARDWTGLVGLDLARDVSCAQSYRWDEGAWDWAKGFGRVTEDRPFKVVALDYGAKRNILRSLVTYGAEVTVLPATATAEEVMAHEPEGVFLSNGPGDPAATGEYAVPMIRDLLDRDMPIFGICLGHQMLALALGARTVKMGHGHHGANHPVRDVETGKVEITSMNHGFAVDSQSLPQGVIETHVSLFDGSNCGIRMADRPVFSVQHHPEAAPGPQDSLYLFERFAESMRARR from the coding sequence ATGGCCACGAAACCGACCGCCTGCCTGGCGCTTGCCGACGGAACAGTGTTTTATGGCCGGGGCTTCGGCGCCACCGGCGAGGTTGTGGCCGAACTGGTCTTCAACACCGCGATGACCGGCTATCAGGAGATCATGACCGATCCCTCCTATGCCAGCCAGATCGTGACCTTCACCTTTCCCCATATCGGCAATACCGGCGTGACGCCCGAGGATGACGAGGCGCAGGACCCGATGGCCAGCGGCATCGTCGTGCGGTGGGACCCGACCGAGCCGTCGAACTGGCGCGCAACGGCCGAGCTGACCGACTGGATGGCCCGGCGCGGCCGCATCGGCATCGGCGGCGTGGACACCCGCCGCCTGACCCGCGCGATCCGCCAGCAGGGCGCGCCCCATGTGGTGCTGGCCCATGACCCGGACGGCAATTTCGACATCGAATCGCTGGTCGCCAAGGCGCGCGACTGGACCGGCCTCGTCGGTCTGGACCTGGCCCGCGACGTCAGCTGCGCCCAGAGCTATCGGTGGGACGAGGGCGCATGGGACTGGGCCAAGGGCTTTGGCCGCGTGACCGAGGACCGGCCCTTCAAGGTCGTGGCGCTGGATTACGGCGCCAAGCGCAACATCCTGCGCTCGCTGGTGACCTATGGCGCCGAGGTGACCGTCCTGCCCGCCACCGCCACCGCCGAGGAGGTGATGGCCCACGAGCCCGAGGGCGTCTTCCTGTCCAACGGCCCCGGCGATCCGGCGGCCACGGGCGAATATGCCGTGCCGATGATCCGCGACCTGCTGGACCGTGACATGCCGATCTTCGGCATCTGTCTGGGCCATCAGATGCTGGCCTTGGCGCTCGGGGCGCGGACGGTCAAGATGGGCCATGGCCATCACGGCGCGAACCATCCCGTCCGCGACGTCGAGACCGGCAAGGTCGAGATCACCTCGATGAATCACGGCTTCGCGGTGGATTCGCAATCCCTGCCCCAAGGCGTGATCGAGACCCATGTCAGCCTCTTCGACGGCAGCAATTGCGGCATCCGCATGGCCGACCGCCCGGTCTTTTCCGTCCAGCACCACCCGGAGGCCGCGCCCGGCCCGCAGGACAGCCTCTATTTGTTCGAACGGTTCGCCGAATCGATGCGCGCCCGCCGCTAA